A window from uncultured Desulfobacter sp. encodes these proteins:
- a CDS encoding diguanylate cyclase: MGLRKKTLITITTTLILMVIIIYAITNTILLRGYAKLERENILQSMAQAKKIIDGEVDQLQTIAGDWAPWDETYFFVQTGSQSYIDDNLTDATLINLNINFMLFIDTAGEIVHCKYVNLETAQEETCPVSIKNYLSVRGAFILRNENRKEILSGLAILPENPLFLAVAPILTNQNKGPVMGTLIVGRNLTDLEIKRLSSSINLPVTFERLDSPSLSEPFKKAKQSLSMGHRVVILPLDKNIIAAYSLLTDLTGNPILIIGIDKARRIYAQGKTTMRYLVYSLLITGIVFIVATLIFLEFTVLSRLVRLNRDVKKIASTGDLFAKTTMTGKDELFDLSAQINLMIESVRVSIERDLVILESIGDAYFELDLEGNLTFYNEALSRIFNYEKQNLEKMNFRNLLDEFAAEKVSKPFKHLYKTGIPIKSVETEFQLENGRRIYLESSASLIKDKNGNVVGFRGISRDVTEQRESSQKLLHMVYHDSLTGLLNRKAFHENLEKELSYADRYKQQRVVMYVDLDKFKMVNDSFGHDAGDHLLQGFAHRVKKILRDTDLVYRLGGDEFAIILTNPEDTAPDIIAQRIIDVMAKPFYLKSQTINFVTPSIGISFYPSHATDAETLLQCADKAMYEAKKKRNQYVVFQTEHS; the protein is encoded by the coding sequence ATGGGATTGAGAAAAAAGACATTAATAACCATCACTACCACACTTATTCTGATGGTTATAATTATATACGCCATCACCAACACCATCCTGCTTAGGGGATATGCAAAACTTGAACGGGAAAATATTCTTCAGAGCATGGCCCAGGCAAAAAAAATCATTGATGGTGAAGTGGATCAACTCCAAACCATTGCAGGCGACTGGGCGCCTTGGGATGAAACCTATTTTTTTGTTCAAACTGGCAGCCAAAGCTACATTGATGACAATCTTACGGATGCAACCCTGATCAACTTAAATATCAACTTTATGTTGTTTATAGATACAGCCGGAGAAATTGTGCATTGCAAGTATGTTAACCTTGAAACCGCCCAGGAAGAAACCTGCCCCGTATCTATCAAGAATTACCTTTCTGTCAGGGGGGCTTTTATTCTGCGAAATGAAAATCGAAAAGAAATATTATCAGGACTTGCCATACTGCCGGAGAATCCCCTTTTCCTTGCTGTTGCCCCGATTCTCACCAATCAAAACAAAGGCCCTGTGATGGGAACACTAATTGTGGGAAGGAACCTGACTGACCTAGAGATTAAAAGACTATCTTCTTCGATAAATCTGCCGGTTACATTTGAAAGGCTGGACAGCCCCTCACTTTCCGAGCCGTTTAAAAAAGCTAAGCAGTCCTTGTCCATGGGACATAGGGTTGTCATTCTGCCTTTGGATAAAAATATCATTGCGGCCTATTCATTGCTGACGGATTTAACCGGCAACCCCATACTCATAATAGGGATAGACAAGGCGCGCAGAATTTACGCCCAAGGTAAGACCACTATGCGTTATCTTGTCTATTCATTACTGATAACGGGGATCGTTTTCATTGTTGCCACTTTGATTTTTCTTGAATTCACAGTGCTGTCACGGCTGGTTCGATTAAACCGTGACGTTAAAAAAATCGCGAGTACCGGTGATTTGTTTGCAAAAACAACAATGACCGGCAAAGATGAGCTGTTCGATCTTTCTGCGCAAATAAATCTGATGATAGAATCCGTCAGGGTCAGCATAGAGCGGGATCTTGTGATACTTGAATCGATTGGAGACGCCTATTTCGAACTGGATCTTGAAGGCAATCTAACATTTTACAATGAGGCATTGTCCCGAATTTTCAACTATGAGAAACAAAATCTTGAAAAAATGAACTTTCGTAATCTGCTGGATGAATTCGCTGCTGAAAAAGTATCCAAACCGTTTAAACATCTGTATAAAACCGGCATCCCAATAAAATCCGTTGAGACTGAATTTCAACTTGAAAACGGTCGAAGAATTTACCTGGAGTCATCCGCCTCGTTAATCAAGGATAAAAATGGAAATGTAGTCGGATTTCGGGGCATATCACGGGATGTCACGGAACAAAGGGAGTCATCCCAAAAGCTGTTGCATATGGTTTACCATGACTCCTTGACCGGGCTTTTGAACCGGAAGGCCTTTCATGAAAACCTTGAAAAAGAACTGTCCTATGCGGATCGGTATAAGCAGCAAAGAGTCGTTATGTATGTGGATCTTGATAAGTTTAAAATGGTAAACGATTCATTCGGCCATGATGCCGGAGACCATCTGCTCCAAGGATTTGCCCATCGGGTAAAAAAAATACTCAGGGATACGGATCTTGTTTACCGACTGGGCGGTGACGAGTTTGCCATCATCTTAACCAATCCTGAGGATACGGCACCCGATATAATTGCCCAACGGATTATAGATGTCATGGCAAAACCCTTTTACCTGAAGTCACAAACAATTAATTTTGTTACACCAAGTATTGGCATCAGCTTTTATCCTTCCCATGCAACCGATGCCGAAACACTTTTGCAGTGCGCAGATAAAGCCATGTACGAGGCCAAGAAGAAGAGAAATCAATATGTTGTGTTTCAAACCGAACACTCTTAA
- a CDS encoding Maf family protein, with protein sequence MKQINKDKIILASGSPRRKELMTQAGIDFKIHVADIDESEVDVGITPENYVSLLSQIKAQAVAPNYPDRWTIGADTIVALDKTILGKPAGNEQAEAMLRQLSNREHSVFTAFTITKPSTNEAVTRVVNTRVRFKDLSRDEIKWYAGTNEPYDKAGGYGIQGIGAFLVKEISGSYTNVVGLPVCELIEALSSLGAISFKKE encoded by the coding sequence ATGAAACAGATAAATAAAGACAAAATTATTCTTGCCTCGGGGTCACCGCGCAGAAAAGAGCTGATGACCCAGGCAGGTATAGATTTTAAAATTCATGTGGCGGATATCGACGAATCTGAAGTTGATGTGGGTATCACCCCTGAAAATTATGTGAGTTTATTGTCCCAAATAAAGGCCCAGGCCGTGGCCCCAAACTATCCTGACAGGTGGACCATCGGGGCGGACACGATTGTGGCCCTTGACAAAACCATTTTAGGAAAACCTGCCGGGAACGAGCAGGCGGAGGCCATGTTAAGGCAACTTAGCAACAGGGAGCACAGCGTATTCACAGCCTTCACCATCACAAAGCCGAGCACAAATGAGGCGGTCACCCGGGTTGTAAACACCCGGGTGCGGTTTAAAGACTTATCCAGGGATGAAATCAAGTGGTACGCAGGCACCAATGAGCCCTATGACAAGGCCGGAGGGTATGGTATTCAAGGTATTGGGGCCTTTCTGGTCAAGGAGATATCCGGTTCCTACACCAACGTTGTGGGGCTGCCCGTGTGCGAACTCATTGAAGCCCTTTCATCTTTAGGGGCAATCAGTTTTAAGAAAGAATAA
- a CDS encoding YggS family pyridoxal phosphate-dependent enzyme: MQIQSNIKKIHDDICAAAQKSGRAASEVTLIAVSKRKPAEMVQQAIDAGQRDFGENYIQEAMDKIDILGRESATWHFIGHLQSNKAKFAVKYFDLIHTVDTVKLAKEINRQAEKIGKTQNILLQVNIAQETTKSGARDNEIVDIAKQVCQFDNLHVSGLMCMPPFFDDPEKARDYFKQLKQISKEIGRLNLPHTDMTHLSMGMSNDFTVAVEEGATLVRVGTAIFGARL, translated from the coding sequence ATGCAGATTCAATCCAACATAAAAAAAATTCATGATGACATATGTGCCGCCGCCCAAAAAAGCGGGCGCGCTGCATCCGAGGTGACCCTTATTGCCGTCAGCAAAAGGAAACCCGCCGAGATGGTCCAGCAGGCCATTGATGCAGGACAAAGGGACTTTGGCGAAAATTACATCCAGGAAGCCATGGACAAAATAGACATCCTTGGCAGGGAATCGGCCACCTGGCATTTCATCGGCCACCTTCAATCCAACAAAGCCAAGTTTGCGGTCAAATATTTTGATCTGATTCACACCGTGGATACGGTGAAACTGGCCAAGGAGATCAACCGCCAGGCTGAAAAAATCGGAAAAACCCAGAATATTCTGCTCCAGGTGAATATTGCCCAGGAAACAACCAAGTCCGGCGCCCGGGATAACGAAATTGTGGATATTGCCAAACAAGTCTGCCAATTTGATAACCTGCATGTTTCAGGACTGATGTGCATGCCCCCCTTTTTCGACGACCCTGAAAAGGCAAGGGATTATTTCAAACAACTCAAACAGATCAGCAAAGAGATTGGCCGGCTCAACCTTCCCCATACGGACATGACCCATTTATCCATGGGTATGAGCAACGATTTTACCGTGGCGGTTGAAGAAGGGGCAACATTGGTGCGTGTGGGCACCGCCATCTTTGGAGCAAGATTGTGA
- a CDS encoding epoxyqueuosine reductase QueH: MRVLLHTCCGPCTIYPLEVLRSMDMEVMGYFYRHNIHPFTECMKREETLQAYADQVNLKMVWQKGYELEEFLRAVTFREQNRCRYCYHARLKASALVAKKGKFDGFSTTLLYSKFQNHALITEIGQSLAKQYGLKFIYEDFREGWKQGIETSKSLGMYRQQYCGCIYSEKDRFYQQKD, translated from the coding sequence GTGAGAGTTCTTCTGCATACCTGCTGCGGCCCGTGCACCATATACCCCCTTGAGGTGCTGCGAAGTATGGATATGGAGGTCATGGGGTATTTTTACCGGCACAATATTCATCCGTTCACCGAGTGCATGAAACGAGAGGAAACATTGCAGGCCTATGCCGATCAGGTGAATCTGAAAATGGTCTGGCAAAAGGGATACGAGCTTGAAGAATTTTTGCGCGCCGTCACGTTCAGGGAGCAGAACAGATGCAGATACTGCTACCACGCGCGCCTTAAAGCCAGTGCCCTGGTGGCCAAAAAAGGAAAATTTGACGGATTTTCCACCACCCTGCTCTATTCAAAATTCCAGAACCATGCCCTGATCACGGAAATCGGCCAAAGCCTTGCCAAACAATATGGGTTGAAATTTATTTATGAAGATTTTCGAGAAGGCTGGAAACAGGGAATAGAAACCTCAAAATCACTGGGCATGTACCGCCAGCAGTATTGCGGCTGCATTTACAGCGAGAAAGACAGGTTCTATCAACAAAAAGATTGA
- a CDS encoding sigma-54 dependent transcriptional regulator, producing the protein MREILVLTHAEDEWQLISTTLSNVGNLRRAFDLKTALTLHTQSPFDLILADIEQLSAEEPGMSAFRAVNPFVQFIVLCTRSNTRQAIEAVNAGAVGYLPSPVKKRDIHLMLPALNRSRSRDFELDYLRDQFWKTEWQDIIRSKNAGMQKIFGSVRSVAPTIASVLLLGETGTGKGTLARLIHWHSRRYEKPFISVHCGAIPDTLIESELFGHEKGAFTGAERKKPGRFEMAEGGTIFLDEIGTISLSAQIKLLQVLQDGTFSRIGGDAVLKTDVRVIAATNSNLEDGVKKGEFRKDLFYRLNVFPIELPPLRERLEDLESLVDLSLKKLNVKYGKNIQRVHPSVLEGFRHYEWPGNIRELENILERAYILESSPVITPENFPIETQMVVAQDIPVPAAGQTLAQARRQAVDLCERAYLGHLLGETNGRIDETAQIAGITTRQLNRLLTRHGLDKKQFKHLKDT; encoded by the coding sequence ATGAGAGAAATACTGGTTTTAACCCATGCCGAAGATGAATGGCAGCTGATTTCAACAACCTTGTCCAATGTCGGCAATCTTCGCCGGGCTTTTGATCTTAAAACTGCACTGACACTGCATACCCAGTCTCCATTTGATTTGATTCTGGCCGACATCGAACAGCTGTCAGCCGAAGAACCGGGCATGTCGGCGTTCAGGGCGGTTAATCCATTTGTTCAGTTTATTGTACTGTGCACACGGTCCAACACCCGTCAGGCCATTGAGGCGGTGAACGCCGGGGCTGTGGGATATCTGCCGTCTCCGGTCAAGAAACGGGATATCCATCTGATGCTTCCGGCCTTAAACCGGTCCCGTTCCAGGGATTTTGAGCTGGACTACCTGCGGGATCAGTTTTGGAAAACCGAATGGCAGGACATCATCCGATCTAAAAATGCCGGCATGCAAAAAATTTTTGGAAGTGTCCGTTCGGTTGCACCCACCATTGCCAGCGTTCTGTTGCTAGGCGAAACCGGTACAGGTAAAGGTACGCTGGCCCGATTGATCCACTGGCACAGCCGCCGCTATGAAAAACCTTTTATTTCTGTACATTGCGGTGCAATCCCGGATACCCTCATTGAAAGTGAGTTGTTCGGGCATGAAAAAGGCGCCTTTACCGGTGCTGAACGCAAAAAACCAGGACGGTTTGAAATGGCCGAGGGTGGCACCATTTTTCTGGATGAAATCGGCACGATATCTCTATCCGCCCAAATTAAGCTGCTCCAGGTCCTTCAGGACGGCACATTCAGCCGGATCGGCGGTGATGCCGTTCTTAAAACGGATGTTCGGGTCATCGCAGCCACCAATTCAAACCTGGAAGATGGTGTAAAAAAGGGGGAGTTTCGAAAAGATCTGTTTTATCGTCTTAACGTGTTCCCCATCGAACTGCCTCCGCTCAGGGAACGGCTGGAGGACCTTGAATCCCTGGTGGATCTGTCTTTGAAAAAATTAAACGTCAAGTACGGGAAAAATATTCAAAGGGTTCATCCCTCTGTGCTGGAAGGTTTCCGCCATTATGAATGGCCCGGCAATATCCGGGAGCTTGAAAATATTCTGGAACGTGCCTATATCCTGGAAAGCTCTCCTGTGATAACGCCTGAGAATTTCCCCATTGAAACACAGATGGTGGTTGCCCAGGATATCCCTGTGCCCGCTGCCGGCCAGACCCTGGCCCAGGCTCGCCGGCAGGCAGTTGATCTCTGTGAACGCGCCTACCTGGGACATCTGCTTGGGGAAACCAACGGTCGAATAGACGAAACGGCCCAGATAGCCGGTATCACCACCCGGCAACTAAACCGTCTGCTGACCCGGCACGGGCTGGATAAAAAACAATTCAAACATTTAAAAGACACCTAA
- a CDS encoding adenosine deaminase, with translation MDMNAFIRGIPKAELHLHIEGTLEPETLFRLAERNNIPIKFDSVDALRQAYQFNNLQSFLDIYYEGAGVLQNESDFYELTWEYLLKAKDQNVRHVEIFFDPQTHTDRGIAFETVITGIYQALFDGSRDLGISFCLIMCFLRHLPESKAMETLDQALVFKDKITAVGLDSSEAGHPPSKFSRVFEKARNEGFLTVAHAGEEGPPEYIWEALRDLKVRRIDHGVRALEDAALINELKRSRMPLTVCPFSNIKLCVFEDMAAHNFKKLFDQGLCVTVNSDDPAYFGGYVAENYLALQNAFQLTRKDIAQLAINSFEAAFISQDKKETFIAQIKETMAE, from the coding sequence ATGGATATGAATGCATTTATCCGGGGGATTCCCAAGGCGGAACTTCATCTTCATATTGAAGGGACCTTGGAGCCTGAGACATTGTTTCGCCTGGCCGAAAGGAATAATATTCCCATTAAGTTCGATTCTGTGGACGCATTGCGGCAGGCGTATCAGTTCAATAATCTGCAGTCTTTTTTAGATATTTATTACGAAGGTGCAGGCGTCCTTCAGAACGAAAGCGATTTTTATGAACTGACATGGGAATACCTTCTCAAGGCAAAAGATCAAAACGTCCGGCACGTTGAAATTTTTTTCGACCCCCAAACCCATACCGATAGAGGCATTGCCTTTGAAACGGTAATAACCGGTATTTATCAGGCGTTATTTGATGGTTCCCGGGATCTGGGTATCTCCTTTTGTCTGATCATGTGTTTCTTGCGTCATCTGCCCGAATCCAAGGCCATGGAAACCCTCGACCAGGCACTGGTTTTCAAGGACAAGATTACGGCCGTCGGCCTTGATTCATCGGAAGCCGGGCACCCGCCCTCCAAGTTCAGTCGCGTTTTTGAAAAAGCACGAAACGAAGGTTTTTTGACCGTGGCCCATGCCGGAGAAGAGGGCCCCCCTGAATATATATGGGAGGCCCTCCGGGATCTTAAAGTCCGGCGCATTGACCATGGCGTACGTGCATTGGAAGACGCGGCCCTTATCAATGAACTCAAACGTAGTCGGATGCCGTTAACGGTGTGTCCGTTCTCCAATATCAAGTTGTGTGTGTTCGAAGATATGGCGGCACACAATTTCAAGAAATTGTTTGACCAGGGGCTTTGTGTTACGGTTAACTCAGATGATCCCGCATATTTCGGGGGATATGTTGCTGAAAATTATCTGGCGCTCCAAAACGCTTTTCAGTTGACCCGAAAAGACATCGCACAACTGGCGATAAATTCCTTTGAAGCGGCGTTTATCAGTCAGGATAAAAAAGAGACATTCATTGCCCAGATTAAAGAAACCATGGCTGAATAG
- a CDS encoding class I SAM-dependent methyltransferase, producing the protein MTETNWTKTRNPKFNKDGARHMDLIAKTAFKPIYPVIAQNAIDVTGVMRGRCLDMGTGPGMLAMAVANAAPDMAVTAFDFSDDALEIARENIREAGLEDRVTTAAGDVHAMPFETGEFDLIVSRGSMFFWNDLAHAFSQILRVLSPGGKTYIGGGFGSRELKAHVIEEMAKIDPSWDCYAKKKSGDDGIRRFENMFDELNCSNYQIINDDTGFWVVLSGMA; encoded by the coding sequence ATGACTGAAACAAATTGGACAAAAACCCGAAACCCCAAATTTAACAAAGATGGCGCACGTCACATGGACCTGATCGCCAAGACGGCATTTAAACCCATCTATCCGGTGATTGCCCAAAATGCCATTGATGTTACCGGCGTGATGCGGGGCCGGTGCCTGGACATGGGCACAGGACCCGGTATGCTGGCCATGGCAGTGGCAAACGCTGCGCCTGACATGGCGGTGACCGCCTTTGACTTTTCCGATGACGCCCTGGAAATTGCCCGGGAAAATATCCGGGAGGCAGGTCTTGAAGACCGGGTAACCACTGCCGCCGGCGATGTGCATGCCATGCCCTTTGAAACCGGTGAATTTGATCTCATTGTCAGCCGGGGTTCCATGTTTTTCTGGAATGATCTGGCGCATGCGTTCAGTCAAATTTTAAGGGTGCTTTCTCCGGGTGGCAAAACCTATATCGGGGGCGGATTTGGAAGTCGTGAACTCAAAGCCCATGTCATTGAGGAGATGGCCAAAATAGACCCGTCATGGGACTGCTACGCCAAAAAGAAAAGCGGCGACGACGGAATCAGAAGGTTTGAAAATATGTTTGATGAACTCAACTGCAGCAACTACCAAATCATTAATGATGATACGGGATTCTGGGTTGTGCTGTCGGGCATGGCATAG
- a CDS encoding radical SAM protein, whose amino-acid sequence MRCMICEHKCDIPINGTGRCKMIMADAGGIREKYPNRYLAAVDTAIESMPMVHYHPKGTFLQVCTVGCNFDCPGCVSEILTDHLSAIQGQFQQMSPEQILDLAEQIHAQGVMFCFNEPTISFFTFMRLASMAKERGLTAGCATNGYMTEWALKKLLPFLDFVNIGIKGSAPDVCKACGIQDAGPIFRNIKLLYQHGVHVEISAVYRKGREDEVEETARFIASLSRQIPFQLMRFLPFGNGEPGDEPTVMSAESLCRRLQQHLDHVYLFNTPGTSFLDSVCPRCGHTIMSRGFFGPMCANLYKYKPQGKCDCGYQLPLEGKIHEEGQHRISGYFGGYRTVNAMNMIRGILAILNVKDKAVADTVMADAVQTDLIDGLYARLNRIDDYLDTVDDFARKTGTRKKAARYREYVEHRVQRIRELTADIPRPRVYYCLGHPLIAMFGEKMESCLAETAGAELTNLDLNREKRPGITIVPQAFARMAPQIILVADTLAWPPSDLIDWCQKNHLTAPALADGKVFGLHPFRSSTNPDWVLGLMALCNIIHPDIFNYDLEQEADDFYNTFYGHPFNNGRPPQLPWKENLND is encoded by the coding sequence ATGAGATGTATGATCTGCGAACACAAATGTGACATTCCCATTAATGGAACAGGACGGTGCAAGATGATTATGGCGGATGCCGGTGGCATACGCGAAAAATATCCCAACCGCTACCTGGCTGCCGTGGATACGGCCATCGAATCCATGCCCATGGTGCACTACCACCCCAAAGGCACCTTTCTTCAGGTGTGTACCGTGGGGTGCAACTTCGACTGCCCGGGCTGCGTGTCCGAAATTCTCACCGATCACTTAAGCGCCATCCAGGGCCAGTTCCAGCAAATGTCACCGGAACAGATACTGGACCTGGCGGAACAGATCCATGCTCAGGGGGTGATGTTCTGTTTTAATGAACCCACGATCTCTTTTTTCACTTTCATGCGCCTGGCCAGCATGGCAAAGGAAAGGGGGCTGACCGCCGGGTGTGCCACCAACGGGTACATGACCGAATGGGCGTTGAAAAAACTTTTGCCCTTTCTTGATTTCGTGAACATCGGCATCAAAGGATCTGCCCCGGATGTATGCAAAGCATGCGGGATTCAAGACGCCGGTCCGATTTTTCGGAACATCAAACTGCTTTATCAACACGGGGTTCATGTGGAGATTTCAGCCGTATACCGAAAAGGACGGGAAGATGAAGTCGAGGAGACGGCCCGGTTTATCGCCTCTTTATCCAGGCAGATTCCGTTCCAGCTCATGCGGTTTTTGCCCTTCGGCAACGGAGAACCCGGAGACGAACCCACGGTGATGTCGGCCGAATCCCTTTGCCGTCGGTTACAGCAACATCTTGACCACGTATACCTGTTTAATACACCCGGCACCTCTTTTCTTGACTCGGTCTGTCCCAGGTGTGGGCATACCATCATGTCCCGGGGATTTTTCGGCCCCATGTGTGCCAACCTCTACAAGTATAAGCCCCAGGGTAAATGTGACTGCGGCTATCAACTGCCGCTGGAAGGAAAAATCCACGAAGAGGGCCAGCATCGTATTTCCGGGTATTTCGGCGGTTACCGCACCGTGAACGCCATGAATATGATTCGTGGAATTCTGGCGATTTTAAATGTGAAGGACAAGGCCGTTGCCGATACGGTCATGGCCGATGCGGTGCAGACAGATCTCATTGACGGTCTCTATGCCCGGCTGAACCGGATTGATGACTACCTTGACACGGTGGATGACTTTGCCCGAAAAACAGGGACGCGAAAAAAAGCGGCCCGCTACCGGGAATATGTTGAGCACCGGGTACAGCGGATCAGGGAACTGACCGCAGATATTCCCAGGCCCAGGGTTTACTATTGTCTTGGGCATCCCCTGATCGCCATGTTCGGGGAAAAAATGGAATCGTGCCTGGCCGAGACCGCCGGTGCAGAACTCACCAACCTGGATCTGAACCGGGAAAAACGGCCGGGTATTACTATTGTTCCCCAGGCCTTTGCGCGCATGGCACCCCAGATTATTTTGGTGGCGGATACCCTGGCCTGGCCGCCTTCGGATCTTATTGACTGGTGCCAAAAGAATCATCTGACGGCCCCGGCCCTGGCGGACGGCAAGGTGTTCGGCCTGCATCCCTTTCGCAGCTCCACCAATCCGGACTGGGTTTTAGGGCTTATGGCGCTATGCAATATTATTCACCCGGATATCTTTAACTATGACCTTGAACAAGAGGCCGACGATTTTTACAACACATTTTACGGCCACCCATTTAATAACGGCCGGCCGCCCCAACTTCCCTGGAAGGAGAACTTAAATGACTGA
- a CDS encoding TonB-dependent receptor, translating to MNFRLKIKKIVFPAAVLFMLSAPAFADTTDDQVFNLGEVVVTGEKTTVNNATTVTEVTMEEIAAKGATTAAEALKFLPGVYVQVGGKGEAHVSIRGFEQQQIKILIDGVPARESYAGTVDLSMLPADSISKITITKGASSVLYGANTMGGVINIITKKGTKTPQTSVSAAFGDYNTAHYSASHGGVLGKDGLVNYWIGAGYQTSDGYRLSSDFDAGNSDTGRGTQYNEDGGARDLSDYQKKDLNMKIGYDPGGESSIYMAFDYVDNERGIPTFYNRYWAYDHWKQWQLSLAGEHRISEMLKLKTRLYYVNHEDGITDVSWTDHTTSGKKWFEKSYYDDDTLGGELQATINFVPWNTLRIGGNFMEDNHKEGNYLSADCYNVLQGWSSVGWEPEDEYTAQTWTIALEDEFTLFERLSVVLGLSYDVFEPTKTASQPAPGQTDAVNPQIGLVYDVDDNTSLHASVGRKTRFPSLKELYSDLVGGNPDLDPEQTLAYEMGIDHTFAGNIKTSLVCFYNDVDDLIDMITKDGNKVYVNINEAVIYGAEAGISIPVTEAMDVNLNYTYMSTEDKSNNGRDLEGRPRHRLNLGLAYRFSFGLTADLNTSYNCHQYWEDSISYEWEKLPNYFLVNLKLTQKLPNIGKMAPEIFVLGTNLLDEDYYETNGPEPGFNFLVGMNLKF from the coding sequence ATGAATTTTAGGTTGAAAATTAAGAAAATAGTATTTCCTGCGGCGGTGCTGTTCATGTTGTCCGCCCCTGCTTTTGCAGATACAACAGACGATCAGGTCTTTAATCTGGGTGAGGTCGTGGTCACCGGGGAAAAAACAACGGTGAACAACGCCACCACTGTCACAGAAGTTACCATGGAAGAAATTGCCGCCAAGGGCGCGACGACTGCGGCTGAAGCCTTGAAGTTTCTGCCCGGCGTCTATGTCCAGGTCGGCGGCAAAGGGGAAGCCCATGTGAGCATCCGCGGTTTTGAACAGCAGCAGATTAAGATCCTCATTGACGGCGTACCGGCCCGGGAAAGCTATGCCGGCACAGTGGATCTTTCCATGCTTCCGGCTGATTCCATATCAAAAATCACCATCACCAAGGGGGCAAGCTCCGTACTCTACGGGGCCAACACCATGGGCGGGGTCATTAATATTATCACCAAAAAGGGAACCAAAACTCCCCAGACATCGGTTTCAGCAGCTTTTGGCGACTATAACACGGCCCACTACAGTGCAAGCCACGGCGGAGTTCTGGGCAAAGACGGCCTTGTCAACTACTGGATCGGTGCAGGTTACCAGACCTCGGACGGATACCGATTGTCCAGCGACTTTGACGCCGGTAATTCTGACACAGGACGCGGCACCCAGTATAACGAAGACGGCGGGGCCAGGGATTTAAGCGACTACCAGAAGAAGGACCTGAATATGAAGATTGGATATGATCCCGGCGGAGAGTCCAGTATTTACATGGCTTTTGATTACGTGGATAACGAACGCGGCATACCAACGTTTTACAACCGTTACTGGGCATATGACCACTGGAAGCAGTGGCAGCTCAGCCTGGCCGGCGAACACCGGATTTCAGAGATGCTCAAGCTCAAAACCCGGCTGTATTATGTAAACCATGAAGACGGCATAACAGATGTCTCTTGGACCGACCATACAACAAGCGGAAAAAAATGGTTTGAGAAAAGCTATTATGACGACGACACCCTGGGCGGTGAACTGCAGGCCACCATTAACTTTGTGCCATGGAACACCCTGCGCATCGGCGGCAATTTCATGGAGGACAACCATAAAGAGGGCAATTACCTCAGCGCTGACTGCTACAACGTTCTGCAAGGGTGGTCTTCTGTGGGATGGGAACCCGAAGATGAATACACTGCCCAGACATGGACCATTGCCCTGGAGGACGAGTTTACACTTTTTGAGCGACTCTCCGTGGTCTTAGGTTTGAGCTATGATGTGTTCGAACCCACCAAAACAGCTTCCCAGCCGGCCCCCGGGCAGACAGACGCCGTCAATCCCCAGATCGGTCTGGTGTATGACGTTGACGATAATACCAGTCTGCACGCCTCTGTGGGCCGCAAAACCCGATTCCCCAGCCTCAAAGAGCTTTACTCCGATCTTGTGGGAGGAAACCCCGATCTTGATCCGGAACAGACTTTGGCCTATGAGATGGGTATCGACCACACATTTGCCGGTAACATTAAGACAAGCCTGGTCTGTTTTTATAATGACGTGGATGATCTTATCGATATGATCACAAAGGACGGGAATAAAGTCTACGTCAATATCAACGAAGCGGTGATATACGGCGCCGAAGCCGGGATTTCCATACCGGTTACCGAAGCCATGGATGTCAACCTGAACTACACCTATATGTCCACCGAGGATAAGTCCAACAATGGACGGGATCTGGAAGGGCGCCCCCGCCACCGTCTTAACCTGGGACTTGCATACCGGTTCTCCTTCGGCTTGACCGCTGATCTGAACACCTCTTATAATTGCCACCAGTACTGGGAAGATTCAATCTCCTATGAATGGGAAAAACTGCCAAATTATTTTCTGGTGAATCTGAAACTGACCCAGAAACTGCCGAATATCGGTAAAATGGCCCCGGAGATCTTTGTGCTGGGCACCAACCTGCTGGACGAAGATTATTATGAAACCAACGGCCCAGAACCCGGATTTAACTTCCTGGTCGGTATGAATTTAAAGTTTTAG